The proteins below come from a single Deinococcus humi genomic window:
- a CDS encoding Ig-like domain-containing protein, with translation MNLTEFRAVLAAFIAALQQLVAGLPGADNTTPTVNLTANVSQINAPGSVEFNVTASTNTVSLEVYRYPGAVRVATLPPVGGTFSDRIESGSIVYQYRAVARAADKREAVQEISITVDIPPVEVQDATPPSLSLRVTPNPVTAAGTAMLIADVTDDVAVASVTFRLTGSGARTLGTVTEAPFIWEDDTPLTTANNGTRTYEAIATDTSGNVSAIATASVQVNIPIPPDVTAPVISSFTMPNHPSLTITEAGSFLFRAIATDNVALKYVLFYWNNIEAKRKTTAPYEINLDFTAANNGPVQIRARAYDTSDNFTDFVLELTVNISGAAPINPALYVEPDPATIPWGAPIVINDAYLTARGATLITTGEYAGRWKLTLDHPALNLVTGDCAVWVNTTKPLLLTQSTWCGVGGGGTGRGAIGNGVYGKPVGNSTAVDIVIEDCTQIKPTPAQMQNGQYAGGLRFAYPKNVIVRNSNINGPGLLVAELNPANGGTAKFQRNKVRNIDGRIVDKTQPDGWKTGLGTAGAKYVQAVQLDKVRNTPGIEISDNDIENLPGESRVEDNINTYKSGGTAASPLKIFRNLINGAYSGHPNDAFSGSAVVMGDEGGDRTEAIENTAVNTSNTAISMSSMNYGKILRNKMAQTGLLPDGSRVDANGTNIDVGVYARNYAGDSGFIMDKTTNVVDDNDIAWNAPLEGQPNRQLNYGFSDNASAGPIGNRVYGVATDALIQTLISNHRAAWQSAGVIVGRRKP, from the coding sequence ATGAACCTGACAGAATTTCGAGCGGTCCTAGCAGCATTCATTGCCGCCCTACAACAGCTCGTGGCCGGTCTGCCCGGTGCTGACAACACCACGCCCACCGTCAACCTCACGGCCAACGTGTCGCAGATCAATGCACCTGGATCTGTTGAGTTCAATGTCACAGCGTCAACCAACACGGTCAGCCTGGAGGTCTACCGCTATCCAGGTGCGGTGCGAGTGGCCACGCTGCCTCCAGTTGGCGGTACGTTCAGTGACAGGATCGAGAGCGGGAGCATCGTCTATCAGTACAGGGCCGTGGCGCGTGCTGCCGATAAACGCGAAGCCGTACAGGAAATCAGTATCACGGTGGACATTCCACCTGTCGAAGTGCAGGATGCCACCCCGCCCAGCCTTTCCTTGAGGGTCACTCCCAACCCGGTGACGGCGGCGGGCACGGCAATGTTGATTGCTGATGTGACAGACGATGTGGCTGTAGCGAGCGTGACCTTCCGCCTCACGGGGTCCGGCGCCAGGACTCTGGGCACCGTGACCGAGGCCCCCTTTATCTGGGAGGACGATACCCCGCTCACCACAGCCAACAACGGCACACGCACCTATGAGGCCATCGCCACCGACACATCGGGCAACGTCAGCGCCATCGCCACGGCAAGCGTGCAGGTCAACATCCCGATTCCCCCGGACGTGACGGCCCCGGTGATCAGCAGCTTCACCATGCCCAACCATCCGAGCCTGACCATCACCGAGGCGGGCAGCTTCCTGTTCCGCGCTATCGCAACGGACAACGTCGCCCTCAAGTATGTGCTGTTCTACTGGAACAACATCGAGGCCAAGCGCAAAACCACTGCGCCTTACGAGATCAATCTGGATTTCACCGCCGCCAACAATGGTCCGGTCCAGATTCGCGCACGTGCATATGACACCTCCGACAACTTCACGGATTTCGTTCTTGAGCTGACCGTCAACATCAGCGGCGCGGCCCCCATCAACCCAGCGCTGTACGTGGAGCCAGATCCGGCCACGATTCCCTGGGGCGCTCCCATCGTCATCAACGATGCCTATCTGACCGCGAGGGGCGCCACCCTGATCACCACCGGGGAATACGCGGGGCGCTGGAAGCTGACGCTGGATCATCCCGCCTTGAACCTCGTGACCGGCGATTGCGCGGTCTGGGTCAACACCACGAAGCCGCTCCTACTGACACAGAGCACGTGGTGTGGCGTGGGCGGCGGCGGCACTGGGCGCGGCGCAATTGGGAACGGCGTGTACGGCAAGCCCGTCGGGAACAGCACTGCCGTGGACATCGTGATTGAGGACTGCACGCAGATCAAACCGACGCCCGCTCAAATGCAGAACGGCCAGTACGCGGGCGGCCTGCGCTTCGCGTACCCCAAGAACGTGATCGTGCGGAACAGCAACATCAACGGTCCTGGCCTGCTGGTGGCTGAACTGAATCCCGCAAACGGTGGCACCGCCAAGTTCCAGCGCAATAAGGTGCGGAACATTGACGGGCGGATCGTGGACAAGACGCAGCCCGACGGCTGGAAAACTGGCTTGGGGACGGCTGGCGCGAAATATGTTCAGGCCGTCCAGCTGGACAAGGTTCGGAACACACCAGGCATCGAGATTTCCGACAACGATATTGAGAATCTGCCAGGAGAGAGCCGCGTCGAGGACAACATCAACACCTACAAGAGTGGGGGCACGGCAGCCTCGCCTCTGAAAATCTTCCGCAATCTGATCAACGGGGCCTATTCCGGACATCCGAATGATGCCTTCTCTGGCTCTGCCGTGGTGATGGGGGACGAGGGCGGAGACCGCACCGAGGCTATTGAGAACACTGCCGTCAACACCAGCAACACCGCTATCAGCATGAGCAGCATGAATTACGGGAAGATCCTGCGAAACAAGATGGCCCAGACCGGTCTGCTGCCCGACGGCTCTCGGGTGGACGCCAATGGGACGAACATCGATGTGGGGGTCTATGCCCGGAATTACGCGGGGGATAGCGGCTTCATCATGGACAAGACGACGAACGTCGTGGACGACAACGATATCGCCTGGAACGCACCACTGGAGGGTCAGCCCAATCGTCAGTTGAACTACGGCTTCTCGGACAACGCCAGCGCGGGTCCGATTGGGAACAGGGTGTATGGCGTCGCCACGGACGCACTGATCCAGACGCTCATCTCGAACCACCGGGCCGCATGGCAGAGCGCGGGCGTGATCGTTGGGAGGCGCAAACCATGA
- a CDS encoding M23 family metallopeptidase, which translates to MTAFSPVLNSPTTTYSVQPGCGFLDDRYYYSTLRRKGVLVARKQVHPAVDFNAITGGDTDLGDGVHAADGGTVVGTMWDPYIGGIIEIEHPDGDISGYWHCRDIHVVKGQYVNGGDLIGQVGKGAKLDMAAHLHFYVKRSGVSLPINYWPSTHISDKAECEAFIRAHYHEPLAWLKARGAKTTLADLQAQKGEPTKVLVVHGDEIVDVTGKLVPMPERGMTLDARTATVRLYVNQTAPSRIPALPPSR; encoded by the coding sequence GTGACCGCGTTTTCCCCTGTGCTCAACTCTCCGACGACGACCTACAGCGTTCAGCCTGGCTGTGGCTTCCTGGACGACCGCTACTACTACTCCACACTTCGCCGCAAGGGCGTGCTGGTGGCCCGCAAGCAGGTGCATCCAGCGGTGGATTTCAACGCCATCACAGGCGGCGATACCGATCTCGGAGACGGCGTCCATGCGGCGGACGGTGGCACCGTGGTGGGCACTATGTGGGACCCCTACATCGGTGGGATCATCGAGATCGAACACCCTGATGGCGACATTTCAGGCTACTGGCATTGCCGTGACATCCACGTTGTGAAGGGCCAGTACGTCAACGGCGGCGATCTGATCGGGCAGGTCGGCAAGGGCGCGAAGCTCGACATGGCGGCGCACCTGCATTTCTATGTGAAACGCTCAGGTGTGTCGTTGCCGATCAATTACTGGCCCAGCACGCACATCTCCGACAAGGCGGAGTGCGAGGCGTTCATTCGCGCCCACTACCACGAGCCACTGGCCTGGCTGAAGGCCCGTGGAGCCAAAACGACGCTGGCCGATCTGCAAGCCCAGAAAGGCGAGCCCACCAAGGTGTTGGTCGTGCATGGCGACGAGATCGTGGACGTGACCGGCAAGCTGGTGCCGATGCCTGAACGCGGCATGACCCTGGATGCCCGCACGGCCACCGTGCGGCTGTACGTCAACCAGACAGCTCCCAGCCGCATCCCCGCTTTACCACCCTCCCGGTAA
- a CDS encoding sensor histidine kinase: MHDHLEEESIPLPVEFQERMQALESQVRDLQLSKQRSVTLFHEAPTPALLLNAAGRVEDANAAACGLFGRTPEVLLGKRLDQFLSPTSHGALDVLLKQVSRTSLKQRGEVQLLHSDGALSDLLLDVVSSQQDGKFLYFHMGLTDVTSYKQAHQTLLDGHATLAQQIEGQASIVRALNQELEQTSSTFIQQLHLPVARAMNLLGQLRHVLGEPADEISHPLLKTEQAVQQVTALMASMDRYMQMRSMRVHLRPIDLNRVLREVVKNAQPVMVDRNVQLSQDTLPTVQGDSQALYVILDEYVANALKFTKERELARIRVLVREMASEYHIGVEDNGTGFNMRQKDKLFRLFGRLHSSKEYEGTGVGLVTVRRSCERFGGRVWAEGKTGQGATFWFAWPKTVVLAG, from the coding sequence ATGCACGATCATCTAGAAGAAGAATCCATTCCCCTGCCTGTCGAGTTTCAGGAACGAATGCAAGCTCTGGAATCCCAGGTTCGAGACCTTCAGCTCAGCAAACAGCGCAGCGTCACTCTGTTCCATGAGGCCCCAACACCAGCCCTTCTCTTGAACGCGGCAGGACGAGTTGAGGACGCCAACGCTGCTGCCTGTGGCCTATTTGGCCGCACGCCTGAAGTGCTGCTGGGCAAACGGCTGGATCAATTCCTGTCCCCCACCTCGCACGGCGCGCTGGATGTCCTCCTGAAACAGGTGTCCAGGACGTCCCTGAAGCAACGCGGCGAGGTCCAGCTGCTTCACAGCGATGGTGCCCTCTCAGACCTGCTGCTCGATGTGGTCTCCTCCCAGCAAGACGGCAAGTTCCTGTATTTCCATATGGGACTGACGGATGTCACCTCTTACAAACAGGCACATCAGACCCTACTGGACGGGCATGCCACCCTGGCACAACAGATCGAAGGTCAGGCATCCATCGTCCGCGCCCTGAATCAGGAATTGGAACAGACCAGTAGCACATTCATCCAGCAGCTTCACCTTCCCGTCGCGCGGGCCATGAACCTTCTGGGTCAGCTTCGACACGTGCTGGGCGAACCAGCCGACGAGATCAGCCACCCTCTTCTCAAGACCGAACAGGCCGTACAGCAGGTCACCGCCCTGATGGCCTCCATGGACCGGTATATGCAGATGCGCAGCATGCGGGTTCATCTGCGCCCGATCGATCTGAACCGGGTGCTGCGCGAGGTGGTCAAGAACGCTCAGCCGGTCATGGTGGACCGGAATGTCCAGCTCTCCCAGGACACACTGCCCACGGTCCAGGGAGACAGTCAGGCGCTTTACGTGATTCTGGACGAATATGTGGCGAACGCGCTGAAGTTCACCAAGGAGCGGGAGCTCGCCCGTATCCGTGTGCTGGTCCGGGAAATGGCCTCCGAGTACCACATTGGCGTTGAGGACAACGGAACAGGGTTCAACATGCGACAAAAAGACAAGCTCTTCCGGTTGTTCGGACGGCTGCACTCTTCCAAAGAATACGAAGGTACAGGCGTCGGTCTGGTCACAGTGCGCCGCTCCTGCGAGCGGTTCGGTGGCCGCGTGTGGGCAGAAGGCAAGACGGGGCAAGGGGCGACGTTCTGGTTCGCCTGGCCCAAAACGGTCGTTCTGGCCGGATAA
- the cphA gene encoding cyanophycin synthetase has product MTGHQSTRGGSSASQGTFSQLRVLEKQIYRGPNVYGYEPMIRFQLDLGALEEYPSNKLPGFTARLLELLPSLQSHGCCYREPGGFVRRLIDGTWLGHVSEHVALELQSLAGSRVTYGKTRSVRGQPGVYNVLYSYRDERVGLIAGGVALRLVNSLLPQELQGVEGLAQLLPEGSSRIDPAAPFDFAVELDELRRLTKRYTLGPTTQSLVAEAERRGIPSRRLDDQSLVQLGYGKYQQQIRASITSKTPHIATMTASDKALTKQLLDRAGLPVPQGEVVQSAAEAVRAARRLRSPVVTKPLDGNHGRGVSLNLVTDEQVSQGFEEARQHSRTVVVEQYYPGNDHRVLVVNGELVAVAERVPAHVVGDGTRTVKALVEEINQDPRRGNGHENVMTRIVITDHVLEILARSGHTPDSVPASGEVVFLRDTANISTGGTAIDRTDVIHPENATVARRAAQVIGLDVAGIDLISPDISQSVHQTGGGIVEVNAAPGFRMHLQPSEGQPRNVAAPVLSMLFPRGTPCRMPIISITGTNGKTTTSRMVAHILRHAGKLVGLTTSNGIYINGEQILSGDTTGPKSAKVVLSDPNVEVAVLETARGGILREGLGFERCDVGVVLNIQPDHLGLKGIETMEDLAWVKSLIVEVVTENGTSVLNADDPLTLKMRKKARGKLTLFSMRGGGECSPELQQHIDQGGTAVVREPTALGDELVLYQDGQRQPIMRARDIPATMGSFAQVNVQNALAAIAVAVAQGLDHSVIRAALGSFSTSFEQTPGRLNLYDGHPFRALLDYAHNPSGLAHLRDLVAHLRPPRGRVIGVMGVAGDRRDEDIRQMGGIAAEMYDELVAREDELRRGRPVGEGARLLTEGALAGGLAPERITTILTEREAVEHGLRMAQPGDLVIFLATEVEGTWQQIRDFDSSSLLSSLPAEDPDPQSDQQGAYHD; this is encoded by the coding sequence ATGACGGGTCACCAGTCCACTCGTGGCGGGTCCTCTGCCTCGCAAGGCACCTTCTCTCAGCTTCGCGTTCTGGAAAAGCAGATTTACCGCGGCCCGAATGTCTATGGCTACGAACCCATGATCCGTTTTCAGCTTGATCTGGGAGCACTCGAAGAGTACCCCTCAAACAAGCTTCCAGGGTTCACCGCCCGCCTGCTGGAACTTCTTCCCTCGCTGCAGTCCCATGGCTGCTGCTACCGCGAGCCGGGCGGGTTCGTCCGCCGCCTGATCGACGGCACATGGCTGGGACATGTCAGCGAACATGTTGCCTTGGAGCTTCAGTCGCTCGCCGGCAGCCGCGTGACCTACGGCAAGACCCGTTCAGTCAGGGGGCAGCCCGGTGTGTACAACGTCCTGTACAGCTACCGCGACGAGCGCGTGGGACTGATCGCGGGCGGGGTGGCCCTACGCCTCGTCAACAGCCTGCTCCCGCAGGAGTTGCAGGGAGTAGAGGGCCTGGCGCAGCTCCTTCCCGAAGGAAGCAGTCGCATTGACCCCGCCGCCCCCTTCGATTTCGCCGTCGAGCTGGACGAACTGCGTCGCCTGACGAAGCGTTACACACTGGGGCCAACCACCCAGTCCCTGGTGGCCGAGGCTGAGCGCCGGGGCATTCCCTCGCGGCGACTGGATGACCAGAGCCTGGTTCAGCTCGGTTACGGCAAGTACCAGCAGCAGATTCGCGCCAGCATCACCAGCAAAACGCCTCATATTGCCACCATGACGGCGAGCGATAAGGCCCTCACCAAGCAGTTGCTGGACCGGGCGGGCCTGCCGGTGCCGCAGGGTGAAGTCGTGCAGAGCGCCGCAGAAGCCGTACGCGCGGCCCGGCGGCTGCGTTCCCCGGTGGTGACCAAACCGCTAGACGGCAACCATGGACGCGGCGTGTCTCTGAACCTCGTGACCGATGAACAAGTGAGCCAGGGCTTCGAGGAGGCTCGGCAGCACAGCCGGACGGTGGTGGTCGAACAGTACTACCCGGGCAATGACCACCGCGTCCTGGTCGTGAATGGTGAGCTGGTCGCGGTGGCCGAACGTGTGCCCGCCCACGTGGTGGGGGACGGAACGCGCACCGTCAAGGCGCTGGTCGAGGAGATCAACCAGGACCCCCGGCGCGGCAATGGCCACGAGAATGTGATGACCCGCATCGTGATCACTGACCACGTTCTGGAGATCCTTGCGCGCTCGGGTCACACGCCCGACAGCGTCCCTGCCAGCGGCGAGGTGGTGTTCCTGCGCGACACGGCGAACATTTCCACCGGCGGCACGGCCATCGACCGCACGGACGTGATTCATCCCGAGAACGCGACCGTCGCCCGCCGGGCCGCTCAGGTGATCGGTCTGGACGTGGCGGGCATCGACCTGATCAGCCCCGACATCTCCCAGTCGGTTCACCAGACCGGCGGCGGCATCGTGGAAGTCAACGCAGCTCCGGGCTTCCGGATGCACCTGCAGCCTTCCGAGGGTCAACCGCGCAACGTGGCTGCACCCGTCCTCAGCATGCTGTTTCCCAGAGGCACGCCCTGCCGCATGCCGATCATCTCGATCACCGGGACGAACGGCAAGACCACCACCTCGCGCATGGTGGCCCATATCCTGCGGCACGCCGGGAAGTTGGTGGGATTGACCACCTCCAACGGCATCTACATCAACGGAGAACAGATTCTGAGCGGGGACACCACGGGCCCGAAGAGCGCGAAGGTGGTGTTGAGTGACCCCAACGTTGAAGTGGCCGTCCTGGAAACGGCGCGCGGCGGCATCCTGCGCGAGGGCCTGGGCTTCGAGCGCTGTGACGTGGGGGTGGTGCTGAACATCCAGCCAGACCACCTGGGCCTGAAAGGCATCGAGACGATGGAAGACCTGGCCTGGGTCAAGTCGCTGATCGTGGAAGTGGTCACCGAAAACGGCACCAGTGTCCTGAATGCCGACGATCCCCTCACGCTGAAAATGCGGAAAAAGGCCAGGGGAAAACTGACCCTGTTCTCGATGCGCGGCGGGGGTGAGTGCTCACCTGAGTTGCAGCAGCACATCGATCAGGGGGGCACAGCGGTGGTGCGCGAGCCGACCGCGCTGGGGGACGAACTGGTGCTGTATCAGGACGGCCAGCGCCAGCCCATCATGCGTGCCCGCGACATCCCTGCCACCATGGGCAGCTTCGCGCAGGTGAATGTGCAAAATGCCCTGGCAGCCATCGCTGTCGCCGTCGCGCAGGGCCTGGACCATTCGGTGATTCGCGCGGCACTGGGCAGCTTCAGCACCTCCTTCGAGCAGACCCCTGGCCGTCTGAATCTGTATGACGGCCATCCTTTCCGGGCCCTGCTCGATTACGCCCACAATCCGTCGGGGCTGGCGCACCTGAGGGATCTCGTGGCTCACCTGCGCCCGCCCCGTGGCCGCGTGATCGGCGTGATGGGTGTGGCCGGAGACCGCCGCGACGAGGACATCCGCCAGATGGGCGGAATCGCGGCCGAGATGTACGACGAACTCGTGGCCCGTGAGGATGAGCTGCGCCGGGGACGCCCTGTCGGGGAAGGCGCGCGCCTGCTGACTGAGGGAGCGCTGGCGGGGGGCCTCGCGCCCGAGCGCATCACGACCATTCTTACGGAGCGGGAAGCTGTAGAACACGGGCTGCGGATGGCCCAGCCGGGCGACCTCGTGATCTTCCTGGCCACCGAAGTCGAGGGTACCTGGCAGCAGATTCGCGATTTCGACAGTTCCAGCTTGCTTTCCAGCCTGCCGGCTGAAGACCCCGATCCGCAGTCGGATCAGCAAGGGGCCTACCATGACTGA
- a CDS encoding isoaspartyl peptidase/L-asparaginase family protein, which translates to MTEVDHGARPEWTIIVHGGAHEVPSEKRSASRAGCLAALRAGREVLTGGGTAVEAVEAALRVLEDDPTFNAGYGSALNSDGAVEMDASLMDGATLDVGAVSGLKGVRHPISVARSLLREKETLLIADGARRFAVERRAELCDPQDLISPKQQEALAEHDTVGCVALDTAGHLAAGASTGGLSGQRAGRVGDTPQCGCGFYAEDGVGAVALTGEGESLARMMTAARIIHRLPGQTPDDVVQGVLEEMRRRVGGDAGGIAVTPEGKAGWWHNSPHMPVAYQHSGLNEPQVYLAKAEEERSVQT; encoded by the coding sequence ATGACTGAGGTGGACCACGGGGCACGGCCCGAGTGGACCATCATTGTGCACGGCGGGGCACACGAGGTTCCATCAGAAAAGCGCTCGGCAAGCCGGGCCGGGTGTCTGGCCGCCCTGCGTGCCGGGCGAGAGGTGCTGACAGGCGGCGGCACGGCGGTCGAGGCAGTGGAGGCCGCCCTGCGTGTCCTGGAAGACGATCCCACCTTCAATGCAGGGTACGGTTCAGCCCTGAACAGTGACGGGGCGGTAGAGATGGACGCGTCGTTGATGGACGGTGCCACGCTTGATGTCGGCGCAGTGTCGGGCCTGAAAGGCGTGCGCCACCCCATCAGTGTGGCCCGCAGCCTGCTGCGCGAGAAAGAGACCCTGCTGATTGCCGATGGCGCACGCCGCTTTGCCGTCGAGCGCAGGGCCGAATTGTGTGACCCGCAGGACCTGATCTCCCCAAAACAGCAGGAGGCTCTGGCTGAACACGACACCGTGGGCTGCGTGGCTCTGGATACCGCCGGGCACTTGGCGGCGGGTGCCTCCACCGGGGGCCTGAGCGGCCAACGCGCGGGCCGGGTCGGCGACACTCCGCAATGTGGCTGCGGTTTTTACGCCGAGGACGGTGTAGGGGCCGTCGCCTTAACCGGTGAGGGCGAGAGCCTGGCGCGGATGATGACCGCCGCCCGAATTATTCACCGCCTGCCCGGCCAGACCCCAGACGACGTGGTGCAGGGGGTCCTGGAGGAAATGCGACGCCGGGTCGGCGGCGATGCTGGTGGTATAGCCGTCACTCCGGAAGGCAAGGCTGGGTGGTGGCACAACAGCCCCCATATGCCCGTTGCCTACCAGCATTCCGGTCTGAACGAACCGCAGGTTTATCTGGCGAAAGCCGAGGAGGAACGCAGTGTCCAGACATGA
- a CDS encoding cyanophycinase gives MSRHDPEQAGARSGHGTLIIIGGHEAKKGQRKILKAVAQRVKGGRLVIATVASHRPEGYFESYQEGFDGLGVGELAELYVENRSEAMQEEKLRVLEEATGVFFSGGDQLRITSQIGDTPLEARIKEIHESGGVIAGTSAGASVMCETMLVKGTSEESYRIGNLQMAPGLGLIRGVIIDQHFAERGRMGRLLGAVAQNPRVLGIGIDEDTAIVVQGSHFAVIGSGAVYVADGSGITHSNVAEARADDLISLYDVRLHVLSDGDSFDLEGRRPVSADALKDAVPGD, from the coding sequence GTGTCCAGACATGACCCTGAACAGGCGGGTGCCCGATCAGGGCACGGCACCCTGATCATCATTGGCGGCCATGAGGCCAAGAAAGGCCAGCGCAAAATTCTGAAAGCGGTCGCGCAGCGCGTGAAGGGGGGCCGCCTTGTCATCGCCACCGTCGCTTCCCATCGGCCCGAGGGGTACTTCGAGAGCTACCAGGAAGGCTTTGACGGTCTGGGCGTCGGAGAATTGGCGGAACTGTACGTCGAGAACCGCAGCGAGGCTATGCAGGAGGAAAAGCTACGCGTCCTGGAGGAAGCCACCGGCGTCTTTTTCTCAGGTGGCGATCAGCTTCGCATTACCAGCCAGATCGGGGACACGCCCCTCGAAGCGCGGATCAAGGAAATCCACGAATCGGGCGGCGTGATTGCGGGAACTTCGGCTGGAGCATCGGTCATGTGCGAAACCATGCTTGTCAAGGGGACCAGCGAAGAGTCCTACCGCATTGGAAACCTGCAGATGGCCCCTGGCCTGGGCCTGATACGCGGCGTGATCATCGACCAGCATTTTGCCGAACGTGGGCGGATGGGCCGCCTGTTGGGCGCTGTGGCTCAGAACCCCCGCGTGCTGGGCATCGGCATTGACGAGGACACGGCTATCGTGGTGCAGGGCAGTCACTTTGCCGTGATTGGGAGCGGGGCCGTGTATGTGGCAGACGGCTCCGGCATTACGCACTCCAATGTTGCGGAAGCCCGAGCCGATGACCTGATATCGCTGTATGACGTGCGCCTGCATGTCCTTTCCGACGGGGACAGCTTCGATCTGGAAGGGCGTAGACCTGTTTCCGCCGATGCTTTGAAGGATGCGGTGCCTGGTGACTGA
- a CDS encoding transporter substrate-binding domain-containing protein — MFKIRKAHLLTSLSLSLLLTGGLAHATDLAQIKQKGVMTVAMSGEYPPFSQPSLKGGLEGFDVDVANELGKRLGVKVNVVKTEFPSIIAGIQAGVFDLAVASQSKTPERAKAVDFSEEPYYYDGVQLFAPLSSKATSLASLKGQPVGVALGTIFEKALKDKGHDKIVSYSGEQEGFLALGAGRVQAFLTEKSVGAVAIKNGIKMKPIGPVLLSDETYVTFAKNSPALAAAVNKALDDMRADGTLKKISQKWVGLDISVPAK, encoded by the coding sequence ATGTTCAAAATCAGAAAAGCCCATCTGCTCACCTCCCTGTCGTTGTCGCTCCTGTTGACTGGTGGTCTGGCGCACGCCACCGACCTGGCGCAGATCAAGCAGAAAGGCGTGATGACAGTCGCCATGTCCGGCGAGTATCCGCCCTTCTCGCAGCCTTCCCTCAAGGGTGGCCTGGAAGGCTTCGATGTCGACGTAGCCAATGAACTGGGCAAGCGCCTGGGCGTCAAGGTCAACGTCGTCAAGACCGAATTTCCCTCGATCATTGCCGGCATTCAGGCAGGCGTCTTCGATCTGGCCGTGGCCTCTCAGAGCAAGACCCCCGAGCGTGCCAAAGCCGTGGACTTCTCTGAAGAGCCGTACTACTACGACGGCGTGCAGCTCTTCGCGCCCCTCTCGTCCAAGGCCACCAGCCTGGCGTCGCTCAAGGGGCAGCCTGTCGGCGTTGCCCTGGGGACGATTTTCGAAAAGGCCCTGAAGGACAAGGGCCACGACAAGATCGTGAGCTACTCCGGTGAGCAGGAAGGGTTTCTGGCCCTGGGCGCCGGGCGGGTGCAGGCCTTCCTGACCGAGAAATCAGTGGGGGCTGTCGCTATCAAAAACGGCATCAAGATGAAGCCGATTGGACCTGTCCTGCTTAGCGACGAGACCTACGTAACCTTCGCCAAGAACTCGCCGGCCCTGGCCGCAGCAGTGAACAAAGCTCTGGACGACATGCGGGCCGACGGCACCCTGAAGAAGATCTCGCAGAAGTGGGTGGGCCTGGACATCAGCGTGCCGGCAAAATAA
- a CDS encoding amino acid ABC transporter permease, giving the protein MDVLLNPDVLNSLWLGTRITLALTVLASVGGLVLGLLAAIAKSSRITVLRLLAIIYIEVFRGTPLLVQLFFLYFALPQLTGVTLPAFTTAAIGLSLFAGAYTAEIVRGSLNAVAAGQREAATALGLKPLQVLTEVQLPQATRIALPALGNQFIGLLKDSSLASVITVTELLLSTRGLVAATFQPVALYAATGLIYFLLSNVASRLFAVLEYRLNRPYRSVS; this is encoded by the coding sequence GTGGACGTCCTGCTCAACCCGGATGTGCTGAACAGCCTGTGGCTGGGCACCCGTATTACGCTGGCCCTGACGGTGCTGGCGAGTGTGGGGGGCCTGGTTTTGGGTTTGCTGGCGGCAATTGCCAAATCCTCGCGGATAACCGTGCTGCGGCTGCTGGCGATCATTTACATTGAGGTATTTCGCGGCACGCCGTTGCTCGTGCAGCTTTTCTTCCTGTATTTCGCCCTGCCGCAGTTGACTGGTGTCACCTTGCCCGCCTTCACCACCGCTGCGATTGGCCTGAGCCTGTTTGCGGGTGCGTATACCGCCGAGATCGTGCGCGGCAGCCTGAACGCCGTGGCTGCCGGGCAGCGGGAAGCAGCCACGGCCCTGGGGCTCAAACCCCTTCAGGTGCTGACCGAAGTGCAACTGCCGCAGGCCACCCGCATTGCCCTGCCCGCCCTTGGCAACCAATTTATTGGCCTGCTGAAGGACTCCAGTCTCGCGTCGGTGATCACTGTGACCGAGTTGCTGCTCAGCACGCGCGGCCTAGTGGCGGCTACGTTTCAGCCAGTGGCCCTGTATGCGGCCACAGGTCTGATCTACTTCTTGCTGTCCAATGTGGCTTCGCGGCTGTTTGCGGTGCTGGAGTACCGGCTCAACCGTCCCTACCGCTCAGTCTCCTGA